From the genome of Clostridia bacterium, one region includes:
- a CDS encoding TrkA family potassium uptake protein yields MKNGMSQFLIIGLGSFGVTLCKHLFQKGCDVLAIDQNQDLINSVADFTTQAICADASDETVLKSINISDFDACIICIGNIEASIIVTLLCKQYDAKYIISKANNHLHKEVLKKVGADIVIFPEEYMGEKVSEMLTSPNVLKIAKLTPDFSIIEIKTPKLWVGKSLIELDLRKRQNVTVLIIKRGDKVIATPEGTTVFEANDDIVLCGEEMYIQKLRKYATAEINYNF; encoded by the coding sequence ATGAAAAATGGAATGTCTCAATTTTTGATAATTGGATTAGGAAGTTTTGGCGTAACGCTATGCAAGCACCTTTTTCAAAAAGGCTGCGATGTTTTGGCAATTGACCAAAACCAAGATCTAATAAACAGCGTAGCTGATTTTACTACTCAGGCGATTTGCGCAGATGCAAGCGACGAAACTGTATTAAAATCAATTAATATCAGTGATTTTGATGCCTGCATAATCTGCATAGGAAATATTGAAGCAAGCATAATAGTAACTTTATTGTGCAAACAATACGATGCAAAATATATTATTTCTAAGGCAAATAATCATTTGCACAAAGAGGTTTTGAAAAAAGTCGGCGCAGATATTGTAATTTTCCCCGAAGAATACATGGGCGAAAAGGTTTCTGAAATGCTAACAAGCCCTAATGTCTTAAAAATTGCCAAATTAACTCCTGATTTTAGCATAATAGAGATAAAAACCCCTAAATTATGGGTGGGCAAATCTTTGATAGAATTGGATTTAAGAAAACGTCAAAATGTCACAGTACTAATAATTAAGCGCGGCGACAAAGTGATAGCCACGCCCGAAGGTACGACTGTTTTTGAAGCAAATGATGATATAGTGCTTTGCGGAGAAGAAATGTATATACAAAAACTAAGAAAATACGCAACAGCAGAAATTAATTATAATTTCTAA